Proteins encoded within one genomic window of Humulus lupulus chromosome 1, drHumLupu1.1, whole genome shotgun sequence:
- the LOC133804755 gene encoding acyl-coenzyme A oxidase, peroxisomal, with protein sequence MESPDQDRTAESESQPIARRIERLSLHLSPVPRPFSGTDDDSQLEVLKCSRGAPKISVDTENLSNYMRGKHREIQERVFNYFNSRPELQTPIEISKDDHRELCMSQLRGLVLEAGVRPFRALLEDPAQYFAILEAVGSIDMSLGIKTGVQFSLWGGSVINLGTKKHRDKYFDGIDSLEYLGCFAMTELHHGSNVQGLQTTATFDPFTDEFIINTPNDGAIKWWIGNAAVHGKFASVFAKLMLPTHDSKGVSDMGVHAFIVPIRDLKTHQTLPGIEIHDCGHKVGLNGVDNGALRFRSVRIPRDNLLNRFGDVSRDGKYTSSLPTINKRFAATLGELVGGRVGLAYSSVSVLKLASTIAIRYSLLRQQFGPPKQPEVSILDYQSHQHKLMPMLASTYAFHFSTVYLVEKYAEMKKSHDEQLNADVHALSAGLKAYVTSYTAKSLSICREACGGHGYAAVNRFGMLRNDHDIFQTFEGDNTVLLQQVAGDLLKQYQEKFQGGTFTVTWNYLKESMNTYLSQPNPVTARWESSDHLRDPKFQLDAFRYRTSRLLQSVAVRLRKHSKTLGGFGAWNRCLNHLLTLAESHVETVILAKFIDAVESCPVPSSRAALKLVCDLYALDRIWKDIGTYRNVDYVAPNKAKAIHKLSEYLSFQVRNIAKELVDAFDLPDEVTRAPIAMKSDAYAHYTQYAGF encoded by the exons ATGGAAAGCCCCGATCAAGATCGAACGGCCGAGAGTGAGTCTCAGCCCATCGCTAGGCGAATCGAACGGCTCTCGCTTCACCTGAGCCCCGTACCGCGTCCCTTTTCCGGTACCGACGACGACAGCCAGCTTGAGGTGCTGAAGTGCTCCAGAGGAGCGCCGAAGATTAGCGTGGACACGGAAAATCTGTCGAATTACATGAGAGGAAAGCACCGAGAGATTCAGGAGCGAGTTTTCAACTACTTCAACTCCAGGCCGGAGCTCCAGACCCCGATTGAGATCTCCAAAGACGATCACCGCGAGCTCTGCATGAGCCAGCTTCGTGGGCTGGTCCTGGAGGCCGGAGTTCGGCCATTTCGCGCCTTGCTCGAAGACCCGGCTCAATACTTTGCCATTCTCGAAGCCGTTGGGAGCATCGACATGTCGCTTGGAATTAAGACTGGGGTTCAATTCAG CCTTTGGGGAGGATCTGTAATAAATTTAGGAACCAAGAAGCACAGGGATAAGTACTTCGATGGTATTGACAGTTTGGAATATTTAGGCTGTTTTGCTATGACTGAGCTCCATCATG GTTCAAATGTTCAAGGCCTCCAAACAACAGCAACATTTGATCCATTCACAGATGAGTTTATAATCAACACCCCAAATGATGGGGCCATCAAATGGTGGATTGGTAACGCTGCTGTCCATGGAAAGTTTGCTTCTGTTTTTGCTAAGCTGATGTTGCCAACTCATGATTCGAAAGGAGTTTCAGATATGGGTGTCCATGCCTTCATTGTGCCAATAAGGGATTTGAAGACCCACCAAACTCTTCCTGGTATTGAAATACATGATTGTGGTCATAAGGTTGGTCTTAATGGTGTAGATAATGGAGCACTTAGATTCCGTTCAGTCAGGATTCCTCGTGACAATCTTCTTAATCGATTTGGAGATGTCTCTAGGGATGGTAAATACACAAGTAGCCTCCCCACAATAAACAAAAGATTTGCTGCAACATTAGGTGAACTTGTTGGTGGGAGAGTTGGCCTGGCATATTCTTCTGTAAGTGTCCTCAAGCTTGCTTCCACAATTGCAATACGGTATTCATTACTTCGCCAGCAGTTTGGTCCTCCCAAGCAGCCTGAAGTCAGTATACTTGATTACCAATCTCACCAGCATAAGCTTATGCCAATGCTCGCTTCGACATATGCATTCCATTTCTCAACAGTATATTTGGTGGAAAAGTATGCAGAGATGAAAAAGTCCCATGATGAGCAATTGAATGCTGATGTCCATGCACTTTCAGCAGGCCTCAAGGCATATGTGACATCATACACGGCAAAGTCATTGAGCATCTGTAGGGAAGCTTGTGGAGGCCATGGGTATGCTGCTGTTAACCGCTTTGGTATGCTGAGGAATGATCACGACATTTTCCAGACATTTGAAGGGGACAATACAGTGCTACTGCAACAG GTGGCAGGTGATCTGTTGAAGCAATACCAGGAGAAGTTCCAAGGTGGCACTTTCACAGTTACATGGAACTACCTGAAAGAGTCCATGAACACATACCTATCTCAGCCAAATCCTGTAACTGCTCGGTGGGAAAGTTCAGACCATTTGCGAGATCCTAAGTTTCAGTTAGATGCATTTAGA TATCGAACATCACGGTTGCTTCAAAGTGTTGCTGTGCGACTGCGTAAGCACTCTAAAACTCTAGGGGGTTTTGGTGCTTGGAATAGATGCTTAAATCACCTTTTAACACTGGCGGAATCCCATGTAGAAACTGTCATCCTTGCTAAGTTTATTGATGCCGTGGAAAG CTGTCCTGTTCCAAGTTCTCGGGCTGCTTTGAAACTCGTCTGTGATCTGTATGCCTTGGACCGAATCTGGAAGGACATAGGAACCTACCGAAATGTTGACTACGTAGCTCCCAACAAAGCTAAG GCAATTCACAAACTGTCAGAGTACCTGAGCTTCCAAGTGAGAAATATTGCAAAGGAACTTGTAGACGCGTTTGATCTTCCGGATGAGGTCACAAGGGCCCCAATAGCAATGAAGTCAGACGCCTATGCTCATTACACCCAATATGCGGGGTTCTAA